From one Dysidea avara chromosome 9, odDysAvar1.4, whole genome shotgun sequence genomic stretch:
- the LOC136267152 gene encoding uncharacterized protein isoform X1: MTAANQIFVISILHINQLQCNWLKNDITEVRTSNEKLKVCVHQKESQLTEKNKQFKHMREMFNERLQIQTSNLLSVKRDISTARNQLQSLSREQCDSISFVAVKIKLTLTENQSILLERISQLSTQYDQLWQVKQNMDSDNKRLVDSIKESESQLNQKTEEDKIVLSQLRREINDLKEQLTQSSSDLAAEKLVKENLELKLRTVKGDNSKLTKLLSDKSSEHAKETERLQLMASQLEAKLVS; the protein is encoded by the exons GTTAAAAAATGACATTACTGAAGTGAGAACCAGTAATGAAAAGTTGAAGGTGTGTGTTCATCAGAAAGAGTCACAATTAACAGAAAAGAACAAACAGTTTAAACACATGAG GGAAATGTTTAATGAAAGACTTCAAATTCAAACATCTAATTTGTTAAGTGTTAAAAGAGACATTTCTACTGCTCGTAATCAATTACAGTCTCTTTCAAGAGAGCAATGTGATTCCATCTCTTTTGTGGCAGTAAAAATTAAACTGACATTAACAGAAAATCAGTCAATTCTATTGGAGAGAATATCTCAGCTGTCCACCCAGTATGACCAGCTCTGGCAAGTCAAACAAAACATGGACAGTGATAATAAAAGACTTGTGGACTCCATTAAAGAGAGTGAATCTCAACTGAACCAAAAAACGGAAGAGGACAAAATTGTATTGTCACAATTGAGGAGGGAAATTAATG ATCTCAAGGAACAACTGACTCAGTCCAGTAGTGATTTGGCAGCTGAAAAACTTGTCAAAGAGAACTTGGAGCTCAAGTTGAG GACAGTGAAGGGAGACAATTCTAAACTTACCAAATTGTTATCAGATAAATCATCTGAGCATGCTAAAGAAACAGAAAG GCTCCAATTGATGGCCAGTCAGCTAGAAGCTAAACTAGTCAGCTGA
- the LOC136266774 gene encoding integrase/recombinase xerD homolog, producing the protein MVVALLLCAFSIFNFVGVLAQGAWKLIDQLEDPELKDLASRLPQTILHSRASNTVKKYLGAFRRWKLWAVGHNLSPIPARPHEFALYLQYIGETKGSKSAAEEACNAVSWVHSSAGLPPLLSDSFVKATLEGLRRSLAKPVVKKEPATVEMLEAIVEDAERSGSLSDLRLATACLLGFSGFMRAAEVLELRPCDCIVSGEMMKIRITGSKTDQLRQGDELLVARTKSRTCPVAMLERYMAINHISQDDQRYFFRPIQKMKSGEKLRESGRISVTCLRDLFNRKIAALGFPAREFGLHSLRAGGATAAANVKVPDRLFKRHGRWKSENAKDGYIKDSVESRLEVSKSLGL; encoded by the exons ATGGTGGTAGCTCTGTTATTATGTGCATTCAGCATATTTAATTTTGTAGGTGTTCTTGCACAAGGAGCTTGGAAACTGATTGATCAGTTGGAAGACCCAGAATTGAAAGACCTGGCTAGTAGACTGCCACAAACAATCCTTCACAGCCGTGCCAGCAATACGGTGAAGAAATACCTCGGAGCATTCCGAAGATGGAAGTTGTGGGCAGTTGGTCACAACCTTTCGCCAATTCCTGCAAGGCCCCACGAGTTTGCCCTATACTTGCAATACATTGGTGAGACGAAGGGGTCCAAGTCAGCAGCTGAGGAAGCCTGCAATGCTGTGTCTTGGGTGCACTCAAGCGCGGGCCTGCCCCCATTGCTTTCAGATTCCTTTGTTAAAGCTACGCTGGAAGGGTTAAGGCGTTCGCTGGCCAAACCGGTAGTGAAGAAGGAACCAGCAACAGTCGAAATGTTAGAAGCTATTGTGGAGGATGCAGAGAGGTCAGGCTCACTGTCAGATTTACGACTAGCTACAGCCTGCCTGCTAGGCTTCTCAGGATTCATGCGTGCTGCAGAGGTGCTGGAGCTTAGACCGTGTGATTGTATAGTATCAGGGGAGATGATGAAGATACGCATCACCGGTAGCAAGACTGACCAGCTAAGACAAGGAGACGAGCTGCTGGTGGCCAGGACTAAGTCGCGTACATGCCCAGTAGCTATGTTGGAGCGCTACATGGCCATAAACCACATTTCGCAGGATGACCAAAGATATTTCTTCAGGCCAATACAGAAGATGAAGAGTGGTGAGAAATTGAGGGAATCCGGAAGGATCAGCGTGACCTGCTTGAGGGACCTTTTCAATAGGAAGATAGCTGCTCTGGGTTTTCCAGCTCGTGAATTTGGTCTGCATAGTTTAAGAGCAGGTGGGGCAACTGCAGCAGCAAATGTGAAGGTGCCGGACCGCCTTTTCAAAAGACATGGGAGGTGGAAGTCAGAAAATGCCAAGGATGGCTACATAAAAGACAGTGTGGAAAGCAGGCTGGAGGTCTCCAAGAGCCTAGGTCT GTAG
- the LOC136266775 gene encoding uncharacterized protein — protein GGGGGGGGGGGGGGGGGGGGGGGGKYRRPRQEHHQEYRFDPYLEYGRRERFALPPPVPQRQFKPRVLGPCFRCGAYGHIQATCSAPPRTYPLLQPVVSTSSESKVPACVDDVCMCDELDVDDMCMGSGLFCECVDSTVCHPKNITACVSREEACSPVLNKSVNKVTTDIKSDGKHASRVKGDKPVSNNGAELRDDCNMVVENHYKGGDLATRFWESDSTEPQITHVQGRLKQRSVFWKDVLHAPPPILDCIENGYRLPLKFIPPSWSQHNHQSAKLHREFVNEAVESLLSNRCIIRVRESPHLCNPLSVVANSAGKLRVVLNLKYLNKFLHVISFKYEDLRTAALMFEKGEYMFKFDLKSGYHHVDVHPDYHKFLGFQWEIKGVLNYFVFAVLPFGLSTACYKALEAIN, from the coding sequence ggtggtggtggtggtggtggtggtggtggtggtggtggtggtggtggtggtggtggtggtggtggtggtggtaagTACAGGAGGCCAAGACAGGAGCACCACCAGGAATATAGATTTGACCCATACCTGGAGTATGGTAGAAGAGAACGGTTTGCTCTGCCACCACCAGTGCCTCAGCGGCAGTTTAAGCCTCGTGTGTTGGGGCCATGTTTTCGCTGTGGTGCGTATGGCCACATTCAAGCAACTTGTTCAGCACCACCAAGAACGTATCCTTTGTTACAGCCTGTGGTAAGCACCAGTTCTGAGTCGAAGGTACCAGCATGTGTTGATGATGTCTGTATGTGTGATGAGTTGGATGTAGATGATATGTGCATGGGATCAGGTTTATTTTGTGAATGTGTTGATAGCACTGTATGTCATCCCAAGAACATCACAGCATGTGTTAGTAGAGAGGAAGCCTGTTCTCCAGTACTGAACAAAAGTGTCAATAAGGTCACCACTGACATAAAGAGTGATGGAAAGCATGCCAGTAGGGTGAAGGGTGACAAGCCTGTATCTAATAATGGGGCTGAGCTAAGAGATGATTGTAATATGGTGGTGGAGAACCACTATAAGGGTGGAGACTTGGCAACCAGGTTTTGGGAGTCAGACAGTACAGAGCCCCAAATCACACATGTGCAGGGCCGGCTAAAGCAAAGATCTGTTTTTTGGAAAGATGTGTtgcatgccccaccccccataCTGGATTGTATCGAGAATGGGTACCGCCTACCTTTAAAATTTATCCCCCCTTCCTGGTCACAGCATAACCACCAGTCAGCTAAACTACACAGAGAGTTTGTTAATGAGGCTGTGGAGAGCCTTCTTAGTAATCGCTGCATTATTAGAGTCCGAGAAAGTCCACACCTGTGTAACCCCCTTTCTGTTGTAGCAAATTCAGCAGGTAAATTACGTGTAGTTCTTAATCTAAAGTACCTGAATAAGTTTTTGCATGTTATTAGTTTTAAATACGAGGACCTACGCACTGCTGCCCTAATGTTTGAGAAAGGTGAGTATATGTTCAAGTTCGACCTCAAGTCGGGTTATCATCATGTTGATGTGCACCCAGACTACCATAAGTTTTTGGGTTTCCAGTGGGAGATTAAGGGTGTTCTAAACTATTTTGTTTTTGCTGTGCTACCCTTTGGACTGTCCACAGCTTGTTACAAAGCTCTTGAGGCCATTAATTAG
- the LOC136267152 gene encoding kinetochore protein Nuf2-like isoform X2, giving the protein MREMFNERLQIQTSNLLSVKRDISTARNQLQSLSREQCDSISFVAVKIKLTLTENQSILLERISQLSTQYDQLWQVKQNMDSDNKRLVDSIKESESQLNQKTEEDKIVLSQLRREINDLKEQLTQSSSDLAAEKLVKENLELKLRTVKGDNSKLTKLLSDKSSEHAKETERLQLMASQLEAKLVS; this is encoded by the exons ATGAG GGAAATGTTTAATGAAAGACTTCAAATTCAAACATCTAATTTGTTAAGTGTTAAAAGAGACATTTCTACTGCTCGTAATCAATTACAGTCTCTTTCAAGAGAGCAATGTGATTCCATCTCTTTTGTGGCAGTAAAAATTAAACTGACATTAACAGAAAATCAGTCAATTCTATTGGAGAGAATATCTCAGCTGTCCACCCAGTATGACCAGCTCTGGCAAGTCAAACAAAACATGGACAGTGATAATAAAAGACTTGTGGACTCCATTAAAGAGAGTGAATCTCAACTGAACCAAAAAACGGAAGAGGACAAAATTGTATTGTCACAATTGAGGAGGGAAATTAATG ATCTCAAGGAACAACTGACTCAGTCCAGTAGTGATTTGGCAGCTGAAAAACTTGTCAAAGAGAACTTGGAGCTCAAGTTGAG GACAGTGAAGGGAGACAATTCTAAACTTACCAAATTGTTATCAGATAAATCATCTGAGCATGCTAAAGAAACAGAAAG GCTCCAATTGATGGCCAGTCAGCTAGAAGCTAAACTAGTCAGCTGA
- the LOC136267154 gene encoding sulfhydryl oxidase 1-like isoform X1 has protein sequence MDLQSAVAYMFRREVLLHSIVSGAAFSTLTQFVQLLEQVFALLDCPTRDALQNINFQLNSRKQAGFMLSRDWVKLLDIKLDPSMLVLPMEPQWRSCVGTEPHFRGYPCGLWTLIHTVTIQCMPQVHITNVVVRPHYRPWHTSSR, from the exons ATGGACCTACAATCTGCTGTAGCCTACATGTTCCGTAGGGAGGTCCTTCTACACTCCATTGTGTCTGGAGCAGCCTTCTCTACACTAACACAATTTGTACAACTACTAGAACAG GTGTTTGCCTTACTTGATTGTCCCACTAGAGATGCCTTACAGAACATCAACTTTCAACTGAACAGTCGTAAACAGGCTGGCTTCATGCTATCCCGGGACTGGGTCAAGCTTCTGGACATTAAA cTTGATCCGTCGATGTTAGTGCTACCCATGGAGCCACAATGGAGGTCATGTGTTGGCACTGAGCCACATTTCCGTGGATATCCCTGTGGCTTGTGGACACTAATACACACAGTGACTATACAGTGTATGCCTCAAGTACACATCACAAATGTTGTGGTCAGACCTCACTACAGACCATGGCATACCTCAAGCAGGTAA